One Vicia villosa cultivar HV-30 ecotype Madison, WI linkage group LG5, Vvil1.0, whole genome shotgun sequence genomic window, CTATACAACGGATATCCCTCTGCATCAACAATAGTGTGTTCAATAAACTTTTTGGGATAGTATTTAGAACATCGTCCATTCTTCATACATTGTGAGGTCACGCGAGCAAGGCCACATGGTCCATGCATCATATGTGCCTTAACCAATTTGTATAAATTGGGATGAATAGTCGGGTCGGGAATTTCAGCAGAAATGATCTTGTCTATGTCAGATGATGTTGGGTATTTGCTCTGAGGGTGTAGGAATATCAAGATGTGAGCATGTGGCAATCCGCGCTTTTGGAATTCAATGGTGTACATATCTATTAAATTGAAAGTTAGTTTGATGTAATATTTTGGTTCTACACAGACACATGATTGAAAAGTAGTATAATTAAATGAAACAACTTACATGCAATCACTTTTCCAATGACATGGTGTTTTGTAATATCATCCATGAGGGTATCAAActttattttgaaaacttttgaaATGATATCTGGCCTATCATGGGGTTGTAGACCTGTGCCTGACAATGCTCTTTTAATTTCAGGCCAATTTGGGTTGCAGGTAAAAGTAACAAATAAATCAGGGAATCCCAATCGACTTGAAATGGCCATACCGTCAAATTATAGTTGATCCATATATCTCTTGCTACCAACAAATGTTGATGGCAGAACAACTCGTTTTCCTCGCTTTTGGTGTTCATTTCTTGTATCGCCATCAGTTTGAGCGGCCAAATTATTATATTTGCCCACTCTTAATTTCGATTGATTATCTCTCAACCAATTCAGTCGTTCGGATTCCATCATAGCATAGCCGTCGACTAAGAATTGTTGAAATAGGCGTCTTGAGTAAAGTAGTGTTTTTGCCTCTTTGCGACGTTGTTGTAACCGGTAAGAAAACCAATCCTTAAtgctttgacggtttctcctagTGACCTTTGTTTCATGGCGATATTTGTGCATTATATTTTTCCTGTAACCATCTTCCCCATAAGGAAATATAAGAGGATACTAATAAGCCAAATATGTTGGGTGAAACTCATCTATTCATTGCAAACCACCATTGCGGCGCTGAATTAAGATGTCCCTTTTATCAGCAGAATCAATGTCTCCCACAATGAGTGCAGCCACTTCTGAGACAGTAGGTTTGTTGTAAACACGACCATCTTCGGATCTATCAGAAATAAGCCTGAGTTTTAAATCTGTGAAAGAATTTGTCCTTAAAACATCCCTTGCCATTCTAAAAGCTTTGGCATGAACATTGTGCTGATCTAACATCATCTTGAGCTTTTTGACAACCGGTCGCTCGATGCCTTTGTTGTCCCTGTTTATTTTTCGCAGCCATgaataaatagtttaacataatatttttataaaacaattgTGTAATTATGTCTGAGCATGCTTACTTGAAACATTTTATTCTGTGTTCAACTTCATTGTCCGTGTCATAGATGTATAATTGAGCATATTGCGGAGGTTGCCCTGTTTCTGGCAGCAGTGTACCAATTCGATGACAGGTCTGACCCTGCAGTCTCAAAGTAGGGGGTCCACCTCTTTTAGAATATGTTGTGTCGAACTTCATTCCAGGGGAAGTGAATGAGAACATTGCGTTGTATGTTCGTATGTTAGCCTGGTAGTTTTTACTATctgaatatgttttattaaatagaaGATCATGCAACACCTGTGGAGGTTGCTCAAGGAACGGAAGAACAATTTTTCCTCCACGGCAACAACGATAAAAGCGAGGAGTTGCTGTAATTTTGTGTCTATTCACTTTTtcttggtaccacatacatgctTGGCAGTGTGCGCATTCATAACTTTGGTCGCCAATATCGTAATATTCTGAAAGAAGAAACCACAATACTGAATATGTCTATTAACAGAAGAAGTGTACATCATTTGGTTATCAGTGTATGATATGGAAATACCTTGAAGATGGGCCTCCTGTAATTGTGTCGGGTCTGAATCTTCGTCAGAGCCGGAACTATTAgaagaatttaaattattgtcagaGTTGGAGTCATCATTGTCTTCATAATGAGATTCAACAGACACATTATGATTTGAGGTAGATGGATGATCCATGGACTGACTTGACATATTATAATTTGAAGTAGATGCATGATCCATGTTCTGACTTTGACTAACAATGTTGTTTGTATTTTGAACCCTACTAACTTCAGTATTGAACAAATTTCTCAATCTTTTTCTGTTATCCAAGATTATTTTCCTTCTCTTTCTAGCCATagccgtttcaatagtggtttcaTATGTTACAGAAGAtgtaaaattatgatttaaatgggAAGTGAGGTTGCTTGATCTGACACGGTTTCGATAATCCCTCTTTGCTTTAAGAATAAGCTTTCTCCTCTTTCTTGCAATGGATGTTTGAGGAGCAGTGTTTTTAACAACATCTGTTTCCATCACAAACACAAAAGTAGGATGAATAATAATACTACAAATAAGATTGATTTGTATAGATTTATGCACACAATATGAGATGTATAGCATGCTACTTCATGATTTTGAATACTAAAAGTTTACAGTTTCTAATTGAAGGGGAATTGGTGGGTTCAAATGTCATGAATGCagtattgattttaatttttctttcatacTTGAATATATATGAAGTTGGAACTGAATATGAATAGAATGATGGTTATAGATTTAAATTACCACTTATCCCTCCCTTATAACTGTTGTGTGTGttaaatgtatttaatttaatctatacaggttatttataatattttatttgatggatGTGTTACTCTTTTAAAAAGACTTTAAGTCAAAACTAATATTATAAGTAAATAGAAACTGAACAGTTAACCCACTTTCTGCATGTACCAAGTACTTGTTTCCTATTGCACTGAATAGAAGTTTAGCATTGCAACTGCCTGCGGTTAGGGTTCCGACAATGGCATCTTCACACGGTGGTCCTTCTGTGCGGATTCCCTCTGATGATGAAAATGATTTCAGGTATGAGTAGATAATTTTATTTCACCTTTGCTTTGCCGTACAAAATAGGGTATACTGGTATACAAAATATGGTAGTGTGGTAATAACAGTTAACAACATTTAGTGATGGGTGTAGTATCAGTATAGCTCAATGTTGTATTATGTGTGGTATTTGTCAAGAAATCAAATGTGACTGAATGACTATTGTTGGTTTTTATTGTTGGATTGTATATCCCGTCGTTGCTCGGCATATGACTATTGCTTAGTAAAGAATGCTTCATATGCGGTTTGTTTTTAATCCATATTTGATGTTGGAACAGCGATGATCAGGCAATGGAAATCATAGAACATTTGGTAAAGGAAACAGGGTACGATCCTAAGGTGGAAAGAAAACGCAGGAATAAACAGCGCAATGTGCCCCCTGGTCGTGTTGTGTCGAATGTTGATGTTGTCGCACAAAATAGCGCAAGGGCTAAAAGCAATCCCAATGCAGGACCTATAAAGATAAAAGAGGAATCAACAGACATTGACACAAATGAAATCAAAGTTTCTGAAGTTGGTGAACCAAGTGGATCAAAAGAGGGTAAGAAACAAAAGGGTAAAGTGGTGAAAAAAGCAAAGGTGGGTACAGACATTACTGTAGACAGTTCTACAGGGGCTCAAAAAATTTTCTAGAACACCCATGTTACAAATGCTAAATCTACACAGCAGAATGTAATGGTAAGGAGATATTTGAATATGAGCATCATGTTATTGAAAATGTAAATAGTATATATTGTTAATAGTTACCTTATTTCTTGTATGCAGCATTTCCCTAAGGAAATCGCCAAAATATGTCTCCGTCGCTTTCAAGATGAAATCAACCTGCTGGATGTGAGGACGAAGAACATTGTTACCTGTCAGGTTCACAAAGCTAACAGAAAAGGAATACCCCAGCCATATAAAAAGTACATGGCCCTGGGATGGTACGAATTCGCCAAATCTCTTAACCTGCGTAATGGGGATACAATAGCGTGGAGTATGCTGCGATTCTCTCCGTATATCTATGTGAAGGTTGAAAGACAATGAAGAAACTGCTGCTATTTGCAAACCGTGTACTATACCTGAATTTTAATGGTTATATTATATGTTGGGAATGTTATTTTGGtacattgtgttatatatattctGCTACATGTTATTTTGTAAGCACTTTATCCAGAATGGGAACACAGTAATATTGTGACCATTGGAAGATCTAATATATAATCGTTTTCCGGACAAATTTTTTAAGTTCTCctattgtcgcgggcgaaaaatcgtttttgtttcctcttttttgtggatgagacacctgatgccttctttgggctcgagtgctcaaaaaaatgatttttcttttgtaccgaccaaactttttattatttccaaaggaggaaaaggaaaaaagctgcaataacctaaaagtggggggagagatctttgggtaagagggttggttatacgaagggaaggtattagcacccaacgtatctatagtactctataggtttctttgttatgttttattccattcttgttgtggtggaggttcttgtgaaaaagGTGGGACCTAagatgtttgtttgattatgctcgcaaagatcatcgcgatcctctgcatacatatcccttagagggaatcagagcatctgtagctcggggtctacgggtgctaaggtttgaatggtttttttgttttgttttgttttgttttgttttgctttgttttgctttgttttgctcgccaaggatcgaccttgtgcctacgtattctcaaagggatgttgagaaagtcagagcaatcgtagttcccacttatgctagtggaagcaaaggaaaatagacaaatgtcgtctaaatgctagatgtatctaatctatatcatcacatacatctgtttgattttgtttaaaaatcttttcattataagcccggggccatgccacttagggtgcttagaatgataaagatgtttttgtttgtttaaccagccttgtggcaaaagtttcaatgaagtcagccttgtgacaaaaactttgattaatcagccagccttgtggcaaaagtttcaatgaagtcagccttgtgacaaaaactttgattaatcatccagtatggtggtaaaacagtttgattgattagccagccttgtggcaaaaagaagtttgattgattgattgtttgattgtttgtgatgatataaaagagatactcctagcatagagatgaaaaatgtctaatctcctagggtatttggttttggatattgggggatgcttataagaagcccgtgggtccttgtacgaagcccaagaggaggctatccgagggtccttgcattgtaagcccaagaggaggctatgggagggacaatccagggtccttgcattgtaagcccaagaggaggctatgggagggtcactcgtatgtacaaagcccaaggggaggcatggtatagttggtttgagctcttagagcgatttcaccgggaaaccatactctatgtcctaacctaaactagggagattctttgcacgaagcccaataggaggctatggggaacctagtgttgtactaagttgaataagcatatataacacaaacacacatatgaacaagtacgaacaaacatgaacaagtacatgaacaaatatgaacagttatacatatatgacagagtgtgtatataatggagtttatgaaggaaatatacctgtaagcatgatccatttgtatacacagggcttgggactcacactcggggagaggtccacttgaatttattcaaagctatgtaaacaggtattcacaaagggcttgggacttatacctacatggaggcccgtggtatatttttgggaagatttaaagaaaaccttcatttttggtttgttattcaaagttaaaaaacacattgattgagatatgtacaaaaggcgtacaatgaaatacctaatttcatgtacttgagtgggtatgtacaaaagggcttgggacttatacctacgtggaggcccgtgttttatttacaaaacatggttgactgtttatttacagacgcgttgtttgaaaaaacggtttgaagatttgttttgaaagagttttctgtacaaagaaaaactgtataaagaaaaggaaagggacttatactctctaatattcgagaggcccatgttttattttcataaaacatggtggatggtttaaaaaagagttgaaagatttgtttgttaaaaaaaactgtttggaagtttatttggaaaaagttttctgttaaaacaaaaactgtacaaagaaaaacgaaagggacttatactctctaatattcgagaggccccacatcgttttgaaaatcaatggatgatttaaaaagatttaatcaatagtttcctttgaaaatcaaaaagaaatggtttaccgtttttgaaacgaatcgtgatcgcttgtttttaaaacgatttgaattttgaaagaaatcaatttaatcgagataaacaagaagattgtcttcaattaatatttagatgattagggtttgcatcaaaaaatatttacaagtgattaaatttgaaaatcaaatgaaaaataacatttaaaagtattaaaattacttaaaaacaagtcattttaaaaccaattaaaaatgtatcaaataaatatttttttgtgattttttttaagattgtcaaaatatgtatattaaataagaagtgtttaaaaaatgaagaaaaaataagttaatttgatgtattaaataattaaatgaagttgtaaaagaaaaatgaaagaaaaatagttgtaaaaaaatgttttggtccctaagggtgttgaacccgtgaccttatgctcaccactcaaaaacttagccaactggaccacgcgcgtggtctgtttaacacttgcaacgaatttgttatatttttgaatcaatttctaatttcagtttcaaaatctggcgccaagaacacatgaacaatttgaatttgaaaattctgaaaactggattgttttgatcaagtgaatagcctatcttgctcgattttccacaaggaacatgatggtaccatttaatttcatttattttcactctaagatcattaattttctgatgaacatgaagaaccctaattctatgattcaatctgaaatcgtgtatgtgcaagataaatagcaattgattgagggttaatgatcctcatgtgtgcagaaatgagatggtatgttcatatttcattcatgatgcatgattcatagagtttgaagttcaagtagcttaccttcaaaaacggcaaaagtgagaatcgaattctgcaatagaggtgttacagaagttgtttgatgatctggatagcttcaatggaccttatggaaggtgtctggatgcttggaatcatctgaattcatctgggcatggctatggtacccgacctgcataagcttcaagagtgaatcgaatttgaagatggaggtgtttcaggtcatggatgatgattggtatagctcatatgtgatatatggatgatgttagaagcattagtttggacagaaatgagcttgtgtggattttggcatgataaggctcatttgatgttcatatggaggttgaaaagtgaatctgagttttggggtgatttggggtgtgtgagtggttcaaacacatcccatatgatgtttatgagttgttagaaccatcactttggccataacttcaatgatttggaggttgagttttctacctctttgaaaactatgaaacttgcaattcaagaaagaagagagaaaacctataattgtgaggttttggtgtgaatttggagatgatttgaacctctatttataggccaaggattctgaatgaagagctcttgcaagtggcttcaagaatgatgatttggcttaagagataaaatggaatctttcacattaaatgcaaatggttaaagtaactaaaccatggttattttggccaagcttcttatctctttcctatctgatcttaaaccagaaaatatctctcaatcattgcttctttgcatcattgcttgaattataggtcatgtagtcttgaaacttagtgaaaaatggtgaaaattcaagtgaaaatgatcactaaatgcataattcaaaaccatagctacactccatattttttcatgctcttggacattttggaaagctcatgttacacacttcaaaagcttagttgaaagtttcttcaagatccttaaggaagtgggtgaaaaagatccatgaactttgaagaaaatgagatttcaagtgaaactttcaaaaagtaccaactttgaagcaccatatctcttaaatggttgatcttatggaaaaaatttatatgtgacaaagttgttcattggatcaaaatctacaactttcatgttggaagtttttttcagtttgtaggtgaaattttgagaaattccctttcaaagtttggaaaaaaccatgaaaaacacttagaaaaattttctaagtatgaaagtcaaactttgactttttgattcttgattgattttcttgatttttcttgatcaaatgacttcatatatcatatattgatgattcaaaacttcaaaagtcatggttgaccaaaattccccaaaagtcaatggtgatcttgtacagttgactttttcagacgaatcgcgtttctggagatttcaaatgaaacaggctatcctcatcaaatgaatggtatgaatggatcacattgaagcattagaggatattgagtcatgttttgagttgtggcaccatgtcctgattaaaaagtcagttgttcagtgaattaggtcaaaaaaccctaattgtcgacctgatgaaattgatgactgtaggtcttgaattgagatgcaatttccatgggatattgtcatagggattatttgaggatgatttaaacctttgattgacttcctggggatttttagggtttcccaaatgtgatccctgatttcagtccctgatagttcaaaatcctgatctgaggatttgaaatttcactgttgatcaatccctgtgttggagatgtattgagccaatggattaggccaaaatgatgcacttgaggtcttgatatcatgtcccaagtcattatgtcaaattctgagcaaaagtcaggagtgtgctgtcttcagtcaaaaccctaattcagtcgactcaaagctgttgagcttgttgagatggatctctgaggaccaaatgttgattgttgatgaagatagttcttttgagatgaagggagaacaaaaccctaattgattgttacttgtactgatgagtgatttcctgattaaatcctgctgagtcacaagtagcaaacacaagctatgcagtttgttagagatgcaaatgatgcatatgcagatgatatgaggtggtatcttaggtcaaaaattggggtatgacacctattaTATTCTATTAATCCGCTCTGATATGCTTTTAGTTAAAATGAAATCTGTCCCACAATATTGTATCAACATTATACTAAGATCagacataaaattatttattgataGTTAACATAGTCAAATGTTAAAAGTTCTGGTGTTTGTTTGTGAGGCACAATCCATGTTTTAGTTTACAATGTAATGACAGAAAGCTTAGAGAGTGCTAATCCAAACAAACCGTTCTTTGCGACATCATTATTGTaactaacattaaaaataataaaaaagcagCACCCCGTTATAAGAGGTATAGTTAAAATGGAATGTTTGATATATGATaaaaaagaatcaaaataattaataatagtatatataatatgtagttgaatttgaatcatttgaatataATAAGCCACACAAACCATTGATAATTCTTAAATCAAATTGAACATAACAGAAGCACATAGCCAGTATTCATGCACTAATTATTACAGAAAATGAAATCACACACATGATTAAAAGCAAAGGAAACTAACATTCAGTTTTTATAACAAACACCTAAGCAAAACacacacaaaataaaaatagatctAATCAATCTTCTCCATTTTAATTATCTTCTTCAGCTTGTTAGATGACAGTTCCCCATCATGTAATCCGTCCAAATCAATGAATTCACTTGATGCAGCAGGAAGATGCCTCTTACCACCAGGTGTGACAGCATCAGGCTTGTGCTCAGATGTAATTTCCAGGTCCTGCAATGCCACGATGAAGACTATTAGTTAGGAATATTGATATAAATGTAAGTCGGTAAGTGTTAGTAATATTGATATAAATGTAAGTAGGTAAGTGTGTTGCAGTGAGACTTACTATAACCAATTCACAGTCTTCATTGCCATCTGTTTTAGCCTCATCAACACTCTCTTTAATCTATATATTGTTAAACACAGTTTTCAATATAACATAATCACAGGAAAAGCAAAAAAATGCATACACAGTTTAAAATTTCTACCTCCAGAGTCTCAGGTACGACAGTTTGGATTGGAATAGGTTCCTTGAGAATTtaccaaagaaaaacaaaatcaggCAAAAAATTGTTATAATATGAAGTCCTCGTTTATAAAACAAATGTCAGTTCATTAGATCTGACCTCATCTGTTCCCCATTTTTCCTTAATTTGCTGGATAATAGGATCATTTTTTATAATCATAACGACGGAACAGTTCTTCCAGCGTGGATGCCACTTAACCTTCATAGCCATTTCCAACTTCAACAACTGATCAAGTGCTAACGGAAAGTCCAATGGATCAGTAATTCCAGCCTATTTAAACAACTGGCCATATTAGTGTACACAGAGTATTGGAAAGTACATTCTAATTCCTCTGCACAATATAAATATAACATGAATCATAGTGTTACGAAGTTGCGATGCAGATAAACCCAACAGCATTTCACATTCTCTATTCCTGTTCCAGAAGACAAAATTGCAGCTTTGGCCCCCGTGAGTAACCTCAATTTCAATCTTATACCTGAACATCATAAGAAGTCGCTCTGTTAAAAAAGCCGACAACATAAAAACATCATAAACATGACAGAAACAACATCTATTAGGTGAGAACAACTAAAACCTAAGGACTTCAGCCATGGTTTCATGACCAGCTTCACACTCAAAGGGGGGTTGTCCCCACGCGCTATAGATTGACACATATGACAGGCACGATAGTACCATCCAAACGGAGATGCTACTAATAATTTTGTTGTAGCGACAGTAGCACAAAATGTAACCTGGACAAATAGCCGCCAAAATCAGAAACATGTGACACACTAAAGAATGAGGTTATAATTATGATAATATAGGAAAATAGAAAGACATACATCCGTAAGTTGAATAATCTCAGCAATAGGCAAAACAACAGCCTTTGAGAACAATTTTTGCACAGGAGTGAGCTGTTGATTTTCAGAACTTTGGGAGGAATATTGGGAATTCCCTCCAAGTTGTTCAGACAGGGTTACCCTGCTCTCCTCAAGCATTCTGCAGAGCATGAATCATTATCAAATTCATACATGAAAAAAATAACTGCACAAAATGGATGACACTATCAACATACCTATCAATAAAGTCTTTCATGACCGGAAAATCAGCATCAACACATAAAAGGGTCACATTGTAGGTGTTTGTCACAGACAGAGGATACTTTCCTGCAAATTCAAATTATACCTTGTCAATATATTTATCACAGATTTTGTAGTTttagtattaatttaaaaaataagtcaTGGAATAACCTTCTTCCTTCACTTTGGCATACTGAAGCAACACAACTGTAGGGAGTGATGCAGCAACCCTAACTTTGTTAAACTTGATGAACTGATCCGCGTATGATTCCCACAAAGTACAGTTCAACATGTTGTTGCTAAACCATGATCACAACACATTAAGATATATAACATGATTCATATATCAGGCAGTCTAATGTATAAAAAAACAAACCTGTGATCACGCAACATCATGCTAATTTGCTGCTTCTTTGCACCTGACTCAGTCTGTGCATAACCAATACTATCAACCATTCCAACGACATCTGTCAGgaaaatttattaatttcacaCGGCTAAAATGCATCAAAACATGAGATAATAAAAAAGCCAAAAACCATACTCACGAATCAGAACATGTTTGTCAAACCTCCCTGTTATGATGTCGGAAAAACTTGTAAATAAAATCGATTTCGGGGGTATCTCATGTTTGTCTTCATCAAGAACAGACGTTCCAGCAGTAAACTTTATCATATATTTGTGTCCCGATGCCCTGAAGGCCGGAACATAAGGCACCACCTTAAAATTAGATACAGCATAAGTATGGCCTAATAAGCATTTTTCGGTGAACACCGACACATGCGGTGCTGGAACAACAGCATGAATATCATCTCCCTGCAGCAGAAACCAAAAAATGATTCAAACTATACAAACATAGGTAAATGATAAACATACTGAAACATAAACAGggtaatcaccaatttgtcaacaAAGATCATTTCAAAATGTTCCTTGTTGTTGGAGACAACTTTCCATCTGTGGTGAATCCTAACAACAATCTTCCAAAGCTCTTTT contains:
- the LOC131605109 gene encoding uncharacterized protein LOC131605109, whose translation is MSRPVERIVEINDRKELWKIVVRIHHRWKVVSNNKEHFEMIFVDKLGDDIHAVVPAPHVSVFTEKCLLGHTYAVSNFKVVPYVPAFRASGHKYMIKFTAGTSVLDEDKHEIPPKSILFTSFSDIITGRFDKHVLIHVVGMVDSIGYAQTESGAKKQQISMMLRDHSNNMLNCTLWESYADQFIKFNKVRVAASLPTVVLLQYAKVKEEGKYPLSVTNTYNVTLLCVDADFPVMKDFIDRMLEESRVTLSEQLGGNSQYSSQSSENQQLTPVQKLFSKAVVLPIAEIIQLTDVTFCATVATTKLLVASPFGWYKIEIEVTHGGQSCNFVFWNRNRECEMLLGLSASQLRNTMIHAGITDPLDFPLALDQLLKLEMAMKVKWHPRWKNCSVVMIIKNDPIIQQIKEKWGTDEEPIPIQTVVPETLEIKESVDEAKTDGNEDCELVIDLEITSEHKPDAVTPGGKRHLPAASSEFIDLDGLHDGELSSNKLKKIIKMEKID